A stretch of the Cyprinus carpio isolate SPL01 chromosome B4, ASM1834038v1, whole genome shotgun sequence genome encodes the following:
- the LOC109057618 gene encoding gastrula zinc finger protein XlCGF57.1-like → MKTEETFRDKHEDTETQTDLTVLKEEREGVNETEEKDQFENLHDFITDETYLSSLQSEKTCTQKKDKKTETKSYFPCLQCGKSFTLKGNLKNHMIVHTGEKPFTCSQCGKSFSYAGNLKSHMKIHTGEKPFICKQCGKSFTLKGSLNEHMPVHIGDHFFTCSQCGRTFSNPGDLRVHLRVHLGENPFICKQCGRSFSTNLKLTYHMRGHTRNKPFTCHLGGKSFKQKQNLNDHKRIHPFTCQQCGRSFTHKKRLNRHIRLHSGEKPDPCPQCGKSFINSGSLNRHMRVHTGEKPFTCCHCGKSFIYSGSLKRHFKIHTGEKPFTCYHCGKSFLYSGSLKRHLKIHDRKKPKRPPQCGNCLNQSGENGRIHTTVSRFSCQQCGKSFTQKGNLKTHMIVHTGEKPYTCKQCGKSFSQRGNHDRHVKIHNR, encoded by the exons atgaagactgaagaaacattcagagacaaacatgaagatactgagacacaaacag ACTTAACGGTGCTGAAAGAGGAGAGGGAAGGTGTGAACGAAACTGAAGAGAAAGATCAGTTTGAAAATCTTCATGATTTCATAACTGATGAAACATATTTGTCTTCCTTACAGTCTGAAAAGACTTGCAcgcaaaaaaaagataaaaagacagAAACTAAGAGTTATTTCCCTtgccttcagtgtggaaagagtttcactctaAAAGGAAACTTAAAAAATCACATGAttgttcacactggagagaagcctttcacatgctctcagtgtggaaagagttttagttATGCAGGAAACCTTAAAtcccacatgaaaattcacactggagagaagcctttcatctgcaaacagtgtggaaagagtttcactttAAAAGGATCCCTTAACGAGCACATGCCGGTTCACATTGGAGATCATTTTTTcacatgctctcagtgtggaagaactttcAGTAATCCTGGAGACCTTAGAGTCCACTTGAGAGTTCATCTTGGAGAGAACCCTTTCatctgcaaacagtgtggaagaAGTTTCAGCACAAATTTAAAACTTACATACCACATGAGAGGTCACACTAGAAACAAACCCTTCACCTGCCATCTGGGTGGGAAAAgtttcaagcaaaaacaaaaccttaatgaCCACAAGCGGATTCATCCTTTTACCTGTCAacagtgtggaaggagtttcacTCATAAAAAACGGCTTAACAGGCACATCAGACTTCACAGTGGAGAGAAGCCTGAcccatgccctcagtgtggaaagagtttcattaaCTCTGGATCCCTTAACcgccacatgagagttcacactggagagaaacctttcacatGCTGtcattgtggaaagagtttcatttaCTCTGGATCTCTTAAACGCCACTttaaaattcacactggagagaaacctttcacatGCTAtcattgtggaaagagtttcctGTACTCTGGATCCCTTAAACGCCACTTGAAAATTCACGATAGAAAGAAGCCCAAGAGACCCCCTCAGTGTGGAAACTGTTTGAATCAAAGTGGAGAAAATGGGAGAATCCACACTACAGTGAGCCGTTTttcctgccaacagtgtggaaagagtttcactcagaAAGGAAACTTAAAAACGCACATGAttgttcacactggagaaaagccttacacatgtaaacagtgtggaaagagtttcagccAACGAGGAAACCATGACAGGCACGTGAAAATTCACAATAGATAG